Proteins encoded by one window of Culicoides brevitarsis isolate CSIRO-B50_1 chromosome 2, AGI_CSIRO_Cbre_v1, whole genome shotgun sequence:
- the LOC134831822 gene encoding tyrosine-protein phosphatase non-receptor type 21, whose protein sequence is MPFNIKFKKSRQYSVMSKSLFVLKIELLDSSTIDCTLSSESTGQECLDNVCQRIGIAQPEFFGLKYLFKSSNSSSSNANLLQNSVSNEYRWIELNRPLNRQLEKHAANTKILYLRVMYYVISGISLIHDEVTRNYYFLQLKNDVVDGKLECDVDKAVHLSNLARQAEYGNHQERHTVEYLKTLLSFPNDLIDSHETREELTERVILRHKELHNISQRVAEELYIKECQQLDGYGQEPFFAKDMGNNEITLGISCSGITMSRPNYHKFFAWHDISNVVNHKKAFNIECTDPEQSIGFTLADSETGRYVWRVCVLQHTFFKNYEQKQIPTAQLTQQQIFQECLPESREDLVAATQQSNWNVSDNHLAASTSNFQSRNSLQASTMDVNLSNVHLDYANGNQQGSNWAVNLANSNVSLINREQSSSCLDLSNNNLAQDRDRLKALLPQYRPAPDYETAIQQKYRASASDIKLEQQNLPPAMILKNGSTTDMHRYMSDTYLHGAPAHLAPYPDVTHNTNPPMIGYNVAADFGDHHGLTQRFKMMRLVTAPPPYPVNRLSSTSTPDLHALLGYRNSGPYNVSGSSPDLVSSRTFISNVPLPHHTTVVYPAHTLHQNIMPHGTYENLNSIMEATGKSNGLLPASHMHKIYEIYDQNPVLLHPADYQEKPLIAAIQPKVRTASQEQISRSAEPIYENIPLPKIAVPHENNDEHVLKVPLNKSQTIANVPSSSATNISSSNPPQKHKFEMTNGQTAHQMLAKATSNPISTSSSVSNMPSSNSANHHSSLSNATTATLHEPSIKSVDHADTSSNSINFNNNNSSMLKDHLNRSQSTTLLESSHSSNYTIDSNTTRTTTDSGVSFATKEKKKNSIWNLLGRKGEKDKDKQKSATLGRDKGDKTKKGASRDSLDGQMKHRWSTGTSKLQPLPTTLSKEKLCQLLEMKLADPELFYEFEGIPKHRENARYDCALQPENKQKNVDPNFLPYDDNRVRLTPSRENRLGYVNASYITCTVGRKQRFYIVAQSPNAATVSSFWQCVWEADVYLLIQLTDEFQYVPTNGDRCLEYGQYQVWREFSQQSDVCTTSKLRVYHTQTRRYRSVWHLMYNNWGDQNCPKDVNHYLRFIEELGSVRLESVNEVPTGHNTNPPVLMHCNDGAARSGLTVAADLFLYVVDHNQELDIPRVICQLRHQRFNFIPLFALYKFIYSLLIHYLKQTRLI, encoded by the exons ATGCCATTTAacataaagttcaaaaaatcccGGCAATATAGCGTCATGTCGAAAAGTTTGttcgtattaaaaattgaattattag ATTCCTCAACGATAGACTGTACCCTCTCTTCCGAATCAACGGGTCAAGAGTGCCTTGATAACGTGTGTCAACGCATCGGAATTGCTCAACCCGAGTTTTTTGGGCTCAAGTACTTATTCAAAAGCAGCAATAGTAGCAGTAGCAACGCAAATTTGCTCCAAAATTCCGTTAGCAATGAATATCGATGGATCGAATTGAATCGCCCGCTGAATAGACAATTGGAGAAACATGCTGCGAATACAAAAATCCTCTATTTGCGTGTTATGTACTACGTGATATCGGGAATTAGTTTGATTCACGACGAAGTGACGCGAAATTACTACTTTTTGCAGTTGAAAAATGACGTTGTCGATGGCAAACTTGAGTGTGATGTTGataag gctgTGCATTTGAGTAATTTGGCGCGCCAAGCAGAATACGGAAATCATCAGGAGCGTCACACAGTTGAATATTTGAAGACTTTGTTGTCGTTTCCGAACGATTTGATCGATTCGCATGAAACGCGCGAAGAATTGACGGAACGTGTCATTTTGCGGCACAAAGAGTTGCACAATATCTCGCAACGTGTCGCCGAAGAGCTTTACATCAAGGAATGCCAACAACTCGATGGCTACGGACAAGAGCCCTTTTTCGCCAAAGACATGGGAAACAACGAGATTACGCTCGGGATTTCGTGCAGCGGCATAACGATGTCTCGCCCAAATTATCACAAGTTTTTCGCGTGGCACGACATCAGCAACGTCGTGAATCACAAAAAAGCCTTCAACATCGAATGTACAGACCCCGAACAAAGTATCGGTTTTACTTTGGCAGATAGCGAGACGGGACGTTATGTTTGGCGAGTATGTGTCTTGCAacatacatttttcaaaaattacgaaCAAAAGCAAATTCCGACGGCACAACTCACGCAACAACAAATCTTCCAAGAATGCCTTCCCGAATCACGAGAAGATCTCGTTGCTGCCACGCAACAATCGAACTGGAATGTCTCGGATAATCATTTAGCAGCAAGTACGAGCAATTTTCAGTCCCGAAATTCATTACAAGCATCTACGATGGATGTCAATTTGTCAAATGTGCATTTGGATTATGCGAATGGGAATCAACAAGGCAGCAATTGGGCAGTAAATTTAGCAAATTCGAACGTTTCTTTGATAAATCGGGAACAAAGTTCGTCGTGTCTTGACTTAAGTAACAATAATTTGGCTCAAGATCGGGACAGACTTAAAGCATTATTGCCTCAATATCGTCCTGCGCCTGATTATGAAACGGCgatacaacaaaaatatcgtGCAAGTGCAAGCGATATCAAATTAGAGCAACAAAATTTGCCGCCCGCGATGATTTTAAAGAATGGAAGTACGACAGACATGCATCGTTATATGAGTGACACATATTTACATGGAGCTCCTGCTCATTTAGCGCCTTATCCTGATGTCACTCACAACACAAATCCCCCGATGATTGGTTATAATGTCGCTGCTGACTTTGGAGATCATCACGGGTTGACACAACGTTTCAAAATGATGCGATTAGTAACGGCGCCGCCTCCATATCCCGTGAATCGATTGAGTTCAACATCAACTCCTGATCTTCATGCCTTGTTAGGATATCGCAATTCAGGTCCGTATAACGTTTCAGGCAGTTCTCCGGATTTGGTGTCGTCCCGAACGTTCATCAGCAACGTTCCATTGCCTCATCATACGACAGTTGTGTATCCGGCGCATACCTTACATCAAAATATCATGCCTCACGGGACCTATGAGAACTTGAATAGTATCATGGAGGCAACGGGAAAAAGTAATGGCTTGTTACCTGCGAGTCATATGCacaaaatttacgaaatttatgaTCAAAATCCCGTTTTATTGCATCCAGCAGACTATCAAGAGAAGCCTCTTATTGCAGCGATTCAACCAAAAGTTCGAACAGCATCGCAAGAACAAATCAGCAGATCCGCCGAACCCATTTACGAAAACATCCCGTTACCGAAAATCGCTGTGCCGCATGAAAATAACGACGAACACGTGCTAAAAGTGCCTTTAAACAAAAGTCAAACGATTGCAAATGTGCCGTCATCATCCGCTACAAACATTTCGTCGTCAAATCCGCCCCAAAAACACAAATTCGAAATGACAAACGGGCAAACGGCGCATCAAATGCTCGCCAAAGCAACGTCAAACCCAATTTCAACAAGTTCTTCCGTATCAAATATGCCGTCCAGCAATTCAGCAAATCATCATTCGTCTCTGTCGAATGCGACAACAGCTACGTTACACGAGCCTTCCATTAAATCCGTCGATCATGCCGATACAAGTTCGAATTCCatcaattttaacaataataattcgtCGATGCTGAAAGATCATTTGAATCGTTCGCAGTCGACGACGTTGCTTGAATCGTCGCATAGCTCAAATTACACAATTGATTCGAATACGACGCGAACAACGACAGATTCGGGCGTTAGTTTTGCCACGaaggaaaagaagaaaaacagtATTTGGAATTTGCTCGGGAGAAAAGGCGAAAAAGACAAAGATAAGCAGAAAAGTGCGACACTGGGCAGAGACAAAGGGGATAAAACGAAGAAAGGAGCGTCGCGCGATAGCTTAGATGGGCAAATGAAACATCGATGGTCAACGGGAACGTCGAAATTGCAACCATTGCCAACAACTttaagtaaagaaaaattg tgcCAACTGCTTGAAATGAAGTTAGCAGATCCCGAACTCTTCTACGAATTCGAAGGAATTCCAAAACATCGCGAAAATGCAAGATACGATTGTGCCTTACAACcggaaaacaaacaaaagaatgTCGATCCGAACTTTTTGCCATACGACGATAATCGAGTTCGCCTTACTCCGTCCCGAGAAAATCGTTTAGGATACGTAAATGCCTCTTATATCAcg tgcACCGTTGGTCGAAAACAAAGATTTTACATTGTTGCTCAAAGCCCAAATGCCGCTACAGTGAGCAGTTTTTGGCAATGCGTATGGGAAGCAGATGTTTACTTGTTGATCCAATTGACTGACGAGTTTCAATATGTTCCAACGAATGGCGATAGATGCTTAGAATATGGACAA tatcAAGTATGGCGAGAATTCAGTCAACAATCCGATGTCTGTACAACGAGTAAATTGCGCGTTTATCATACGCAAACACGTCGATATCGCTCAGTTTGGCATCTCATGTACAACAATTGGGGCGATCAAAATTGCCCGAAGGATGTCAACCATTATTTGCGATTTATTGAGGAACTTGGATCCGTGCGTCTTGAATCTGTGAATGAAGTACCAACGGGACATAACACAAATCCTCCG gtgCTTATGCATTGCAATGATGGTGCTGCGCGTTCTGGATTGACAGTTGCTGCGGATCTTTTCTTGTATGTCGTCGATCATAATCAA gaaCTTGATATTCCGAGAGTAATTTGCCAGTTGCGACATCAACGATTCAATTTTATACCATTGTTCGCCCTTTACAAGTTCATTTACTCCCTGCTCATTCACTACTTGAAACAAACGCGGTtgatttaa
- the LOC134829687 gene encoding dolichol-phosphate mannosyltransferase subunit 1, whose amino-acid sequence MPENLNKYSILLPTYNEKENLPIIIWLIVKYMTQSNIDYEVIIVDDGSPDGTQDVAKQLQKIYGEDKILLRPRPSKLGLGTAYVHGMKHASGDFIIIMDADLSHHPKFIPEMINLQLEHDYDVVSGTRYLGNGGVSGWDFKRKLISRGANFLSQILLRPGASDLTGSFRVYKKRVLEKLIANCVSKGYVFQMEMIVRARQFNYTVGEVPITFVDRVYGQSKLGGTEIFQFAKNLLYLFATT is encoded by the exons ATGCCTGAAAACTTGAACAAATATTCCATTCTCTTGCCAACTTACAACGAAAAGGAAAACTTACCGATCATCATATGGCTCATCGTCAAATACATGACACAAAG tAACATCGATTACGAAGTAATTATCGTTGACGATGGCTCTCCAGATGGCACACAAGACGTCGCGAAACAACTCCAAAAAATCTACGGCGAAGATAAAATCTTGTTACGTCCTCGTCCCAGCAAATTAGGATTGGGAACCGCTTACGTTCATGGCATGAAACACGCTTCGGGCGACTTTATCATCATTATGGATGCGGATTTGAGCcatcat ccaaaATTCATTCCAGAGATGATAAATCTTCAATTAGAGCACGATTATGATGTCGTAAGTGGCACACGTTATCTTGGAAATGGCGGAGTTTCTGGATGGGACTTCAAAAGGAAGCTTATTTCACGCGGCGCCAACTTTTTATCGCAAATTTTGTTACGTCCCGGAGCTTCGGATCTCACAGGATCATTCCGCGTGTACAAAAAACGCGTTTTGGAAAAGCTAATTGCGAATTGTGTGAGCAAAGGATACGTTTTTCAGATGGAAATGATTGTAAGAGCTCGTCAATTCAACTATACAGTCGGCGAAGTACCCATCACGTTCGTCGATCGCGTTTATGGACAATCAAAACTCGGCGgtactgaaatttttcaatttgcgaAGAATTTGTTGTACCTTTTCGCAACTACTTGA
- the LOC134829686 gene encoding tryptophan--tRNA ligase, cytoplasmic, producing MTDSSLASETEQLKLKEEDDGFVVNPWEVTSSSDSGVDYDKLIKRFGSSKIDDAIIEKLEKITGKPVHHMIRRGIFFSHRDLFQLLTQYEAGKPFYLYTGRGPSSGSLHLGHLIPFLMTKWLQETFNVPLVIQLTDDEKTLWKDLTVEQSMKMARENAKDIIALGFDLNKTFIFHDFDFMGRCPAFYQNIIRIQKCVTFNQAKGIFGFTDSDPIGKIGFPAVQAAPCLSTCFPFIFGDKKLNCLIPCAIDQDPYFRMTRDVCPRLGFPKPALLHSTFFPALQGAKSKMSASDTNSAIFMTDTPNQIKNKINKHAFSGGQPTLEDHRAKGGNPDIDVSFQLLTFFLEDDARLEEIRVAYRKGELLSGEMKKIAIETLQPIVAEHQARRKLVTDAVLDEFLALRKLTC from the coding sequence ATGACGGATTCAAGTCTCGCAAGCGAAACAGAACAGTTAAAACTGAAGGAAGAAGATGATGGTTTCGTCGTCAATCCATGGGAAGTTACAAGCTCAAGCGATTCGGGTGTCGATTATGACAAACTCATCAAGCGTTTCGGCAGCTCCAAAATAGATGATgcaattatcgaaaaattggagaaaatcACAGGGAAGCCTGTTCATCACATGATTCGACGCGGGATTTTCTTCAGTCATCGCGATTTGTTTCAACTCCTTACGCAATACGAAGCCGGAAAACCTTTTTATTTGTACACCGGGCGTGGACCGAGTTCAGGATCCTTGCATTTGGGCCATTTAATTCCGTTTCTCATGACAAAATGGTTGCAAGAGACGTTTAATGTGCCTCTCGTGATTCAACTCACGGATGACGAGAAAACGCTATGGAAGGACTTGACAGTTGAACAAAGTATGAAAATGGCACGAGAAAATGCAAAAGATATCATCGCTCTCGGCTTCGATTTGAACAAAACTTTCATCTTTCACGATTTTGATTTTATGGGACGATGCCCGGCATTTTACCAAAACATCATTCGCATCCAAAAATGTGTGACTTTCAACCAAGCAAAGGGCATTTTCGGCTTTACCGACTCCGATCCTATTGGAAAAATTGGATTTCCTGCTGTTCAAGCGGCGCCTTGTCTTTCGACGTGTTTCCCCTTCATCTTTGgcgataaaaagttaaattgctTAATCCCATGCGCCATTGATCAAGATCCCTATTTCCGGATGACACGTGATGTTTGTCCTCGTTTAGGATTTCCGAAACCCGCATTACTTCATTCGACGTTTTTCCCCGCGTTGCAAGGAGCAAAGTCGAAAATGTCCGCAAGTGACACGAATTCGGCAATTTTCATGACTGACACACCAAATcagatcaaaaataaaattaacaaacatgCATTTAGCGGAGGGCAGCCGACGTTGGAGGATCATCGCGCAAAAGGAGGCAACCCAGATATCGATGTCTCGTTCCagcttttgacatttttcctcGAAGACGATGCCCGATTGGAGGAAATTCGTGTCGCTTACCGCAAAGGAGAACTTTTGTCGGgcgaaatgaagaaaattgcaaTTGAAACCTTACAACCGATTGTCGCGGAACATCAGGCACGACGAAAACTCGTAACTGACGCTGTGCTCGACGAATTTCTCGCCTTGCGAAAGTTAacttgctaa
- the LOC134829501 gene encoding centrosomal protein of 104 kDa has protein sequence MVKKIPFKVIFASDEQTDFPASELNTHGPTVQGWRSNPENNTPKEILLKLDHPARISKIQVLAHQYLIPERIELWIHYSPQKCAPCTPSSQSFEYMGFVALSDNANSNYQSRELQSVSVEPKIGTHLKLRIGPSYENPQNPQRQAALLAVNVLGEEVMPCDGDLNQLVSKPAEATYDSICDDLSFCMYVEESVAEVVRQMEMLKHKAVQDERFEYARKLKLCMTSLRSAGERLGRYALAKRQAVQLEDFNAACLRKEQIEMYRNSVFELLQVDKLLEKDGLNPDNDVCSELYTSKPVLPSAPSLQDVANVLMKNVIQIPFDPPEPLDLNSESSFDHTATSTTGHQRKSSLSSLKSHSDAPGSPLFNGITRSPKTASPTPSSTGSIRRRNKSLPRNTYDDYDEREIPTLRHSQTNEYLKECYAPSPTNQGEDSKLRGRSKLNDRERRQASLPILVFGNEFIEMFYSRQFQDREEGLTRLRNILKGESVEVCTGGPNKIARAATFLLHRCVRDVVFSVFATATETIRTLFMDFVPNRVSVSEVSRLTDKLLPELLTKTGDPSPRVHNLAQHTILTIADCPQVREQQLVTPALARTISSGTHPRLALSRLQMLEQLVLSQGLTREKSSLTLQFIEAAISGIHHPAEHVRKVAERILLLIYKHQPRLVRKQLPPDDDITRRNLLYRQLFSEFDKIDSERRKEMTESKMMDKSYLSIGTFSPPLSGSSRSSPPVDVKFKARHENRNTVSFAGYKTPTNDINAIDAKLLKSKSGNAIDKLNQFLKDVETHSKQNGAVGGTMEREKREFVSRIPQSKTRHSSRNKESHQNGNGSEACTPAEHQIICTFCDWTCNDPAALDRHYWKTCPILTKCPQCSLILEIAALNSHLINECDAKESYLPCERCYESVHKDLYEYHLMEDYCIEVTNGADRCPLCHDEIFLPMEGGWRRHLLGKSGCRGNPRTKSKL, from the exons ATGGTTAAGAAAATACCGTTCAAAGTGATTTTCGCTTCAG ATGAACAAACAGACTTTCCCGCAAGCGAATTGAACACTCATGGACCCACAGTGCAAGGATGGCGTTCGAATCCTGAGAATAACACGCCGAAAGAGATCCTTTTGAAGTTGGATCATCCTGCGAggatatcaaaaattcaagttttagcTCATCAGTACTTGATTC ctGAGCGAATTGAATTATGGATCCATTATTCGCCGCAAAAGTGTGCTCCATGTACGCCAAGTAGTCAAAGTTTCGAATATATGGGATTTGTAGCGTTATCGGACAATGCGAACAGCAATTATCAATCACGTGAGTTGCAAAGTGTATCTGTCGAACCGAAAATCGGGACACATTTGAAGTTGCGGATAGGTCCGTCGTATGAAAATCCTCAAAATCCACAGAGACAAGCAGCTTTACTTGCGGTTAATGTCTTGGGAGAAGAAGTTATGCCGTGCGATGGGGATTTGAATCAACTTGTATCGAAACCTGCTGAAGCAACGTACGATTCGATCTGCGATGATTTGTCTTTTTGCATGTATGTCGAGGAAAGTGTCGCCGAAGTCGTTCGTCAAATGGAAATGTTGAAGCATAAAGCGGTTCAGGACGAAAGATTCGAATACGCGCGAAAATTAAAGCTTTGTATGACATCCTTACGAAGTGCAGGCGAACGATTGGGACGTTATGCACTCGCGAAACGTCAAGCTGTGCAATTGGAAGATTTCAATGCTGCCTGTTTGCGCAAAGAACAGATCGAAATGTACCGAAATTCGGTGTTCGAGTTGCTTCAAGTCGacaaattgctcgaaaaagaTGGTTTAAATCCCGATAACGATGTTTGTTCGGAACTTTACACATCGAAACCCGTTCTTCCGTCAGCGCCAAGTCTTCAAGATGTTGCCAATGTACTCATGAAAAATGTCATCCAAATTCCCTTTGATCCGCCAGAGCCGTTAGACTTGAATTCCGAAAGTTCTTTTGATCATACAGCGACTTCAACGACGGGGCATCAACGAAAATCATCACTTTCTTCGTTGAAAAGTCACAGCGATGCTCCCGGATCGCCTCTTTTCAACGGAATAACACGCAGTCCAAAAACCGCATCGCCAACTCCAAGTTCGACGGGATCCATTCGACGTCGAAACAAAAGTCTCCCACGAAATACGTACGACGATTACGACGAACGGGAAATCCCGACGTTGAGACATTCGCAAACGAACGAATATCTGAAGGAATGTTACGCGCCATCGCCAACAAATCAAGGAGAAGACTCCAAATTGCGTGGAAGATCGAAACTAAATGACAGAGAACGACGTCAAGCATCGTTGCCAATTCTCGTGTTCGGCAATGAGTTTATTGAAATGTTCTATTCACGTCAATTTCAGGATAGGGAAGAAGGATTAACGCGTCTTCGGAACATTTTGAAGGGAGAAAGTGTTGAAGTTTGTACAGGAGGGCCAAATAAAATTgc gcGAGCAGCAACATTTTTACTCCATCGTTGTGTGCGAGATGtcgttttttccgtttttgcaACTGCAACGGAGACGATTCGAACGTTATTCATGGATTTTGTACCCAATAG AGTATCCGTTAGTGAAGTCTCCCGTTTGACAGACAAATTATTGCCCGagcttttaacaaaaacaggAGATCCATCGCCAAGAGTGCACAATTTGGCGCAACATACCATCCTGACAATTGCTGATTGTCCTCAAGTGCG gGAGCAACAATTGGTTACGCCAGCCCTTGCGAGAACGATTAGTAGCGGAACACATCCACGTTTGGCTCTTTCACGCCTTCAAATGTTGGAACAATTAGTTCTCAGTCAAGGATTAACGAGAGAAAAATCGag cTTAACATTACAATTCATCGAAGCAGCAATTTCAGGAATTCATCATCCTGCCGAACATGTGAGAAAAGTTGCTGAacgaattttacttttaatttataaacatcAACCACGTCTTGTGAg GAAACAACTTCCTCCTGATGATGACATTACCCGTCGAAATCTTTTATATCGACAACTTTTCTCAGAATTTGACAAAATCGATTCAGAA cgaCGCAAAGAAATGACAGAAAGTAAGATGATGGATAAATCTTACTTGAGTATCGGGACATTTTCTCCTCCTTTATCGGGAAGTTCTCGCAGTTCTCCGCCCGTTGATGTCAAATTCAAGGCACGACATGAAAATCGAAATACCGTTAGTTTTGCCGGATATAAA aCTCCAACGAATGACATCAACGCAATTGACGCCAAATTACTCAAAAGCAAATCCGGCAACGCCATCGACAAGCTAAATCAATTTCTGAAGGATGTCGAGACACATAGCAAACAAAATGGAGCAGTTGGCGGTACAATGGAACGAGAAAAACGCGAATTTGTCTCTCGTATTCCTCAGTCAAAGACACGTCACAGCTCGAGAAATAAGGAAAGTCATCAAAATGGGAATGGATCGGAAGCTTGTACGCCCGCAGAACATcaaat TATCTGTACTTTTTGTGATTGGACATGCAACGATCCCGCAGCTCTTGATCGACATTATTGGAAAACGTGCCCAATTTTGACGAAATGTCCTCAGTGTTCATTAATTTTGGAGATTGCGGCGTTGAATTCACATCTAATAA atgAATGTGATGCCAAAGAGTCTTATTTGCCATGCGAAAGATGTTACGAGTCGGTTCACAAAGATTTGTATGAATATCATCTCATGGAGGATTATTGCATAG aagtcaCAAATGGCGCAGATCGTTGCCCCTTATGTCACGACGAGATCTTTTTACCGATGGAAGGAGGTTGGCGACGACATTTGCTCGGAAAATCAGGTTGTCGCGGAAATCCTCGaacaaaatcaaaactatAA
- the LOC134829502 gene encoding NADH dehydrogenase [ubiquinone] 1 beta subcomplex subunit 9 encodes MSKLLPKNVEHVKRVCSLYKKALRNLECYYDERTIFRYRAVLMRQRFEENRNVKDERQARKLVEDGEKELFENQHYQPRQWPNSPGGVAFGREVDLPDWVLDYWHPLEKAAYPEYFARREQRKKEWVEMWEKQYGKPKPEEWSHH; translated from the exons ATGTCGAAGCTACTTCCGAAGAACGTGGAGCACGTGAAACGAGTGTGTTCCCTGTACAAAAAGGCATTGCGTAATTTGGAGTGCTATTACGATGAAAG AACTATATTTCGTTACCGTGCTGTGTTGATGCGTCAAAGATTCGAGGAAAATCGCAACGTAAAAGATGAGAGACAAGCTCGCAAGTTGGTCGAAGACGGCGAGAAGGaacttttcgaaaatcaaCATTACCAACCAAGACAAT ggCCCAATTCACCCGGAGGCGTCGCTTTCGGACGTGAAGTAGACTTACCTGATTGGGTTTTAGATTATTGGCATCCCCTGGAAAAAGCTGCGTACCCCGAATACTTTGCGCGACGCGAACAACGCAAAAAGGAATGGGTCGAAATGTGGGAAAAGCAATACGGAAAACCAAAACCCGAAGAATGGTCGCATCATTAG
- the LOC134832595 gene encoding endoplasmic reticulum junction formation protein lunapark-B codes for MGKIWSKKAKSTRELLETLDEKIKSIEAYTVSTQEKQKRLIGQFLVISIGLYVIAFIVFYFLFFPPTWEKRIVYSTPLLIFPFVIFLIKRLVAWYFQRKVNKNSSQLKELRTEKKELLEQVMDKETYKVALELLSRFSEKPMPLRTNPSQQSTVDASPKSSFTTPRSTTTTQGLQQRMTATVGRVEAQQRALVANQQQRGSPYSTAPRTPYTPYQQPNRTMPMPNTPYNVRTPFPIIDQRAKSVVEKLVDYLVGDGPSNRYAMICKQCSGHNGMALQEEYEYTTFKCAFCGMLNPARKQRPIAPRLESTPERKLAARKPSSSGTSDEEKFSGSDSDDEKLTKTQNETKTLENTAKEPETVEASTTEETQEEKPETEKKED; via the exons ATGGGTAAAATTTGGTCGAAAAAGGCGAAAAGTACACGCGAACTGCTGGAAACGCTCGACGAGAAGATAAAATCAATTGAAGCGTACACAGTTTCGACgcaggaaaaacaaaaaaggctCATCGGGCAATTTCTCGTCATTTCCATTGGACTCTATGTGATTGCGTTCATtgtcttttactttttattcttTCCTCCGACATGGGAGAAGCGCATTGTGTACTCGACGCCGTTGTTAATTTTCCCTTTTGT catttttttaataaaacgacTTGTGGCATGGTACTTTCAGCGGAAAGTCAACAAAAATTCGAGTCAATTGAAGGAACTGCGCACGGAAAAGAAAGAATTGTTGGAGCAGGTCATGGATAAGGAAACGTACAAAGTAGCGTTAGAGCTCTTATCGCGTTTCTCGGAGAAGCCAATGCCCCTGCGAACGAATCCCTCGCAGCAAAGTACCGTAGATGCATCACCAAAATCATCATTTACGACGCCGCgatcgacaacgacgacgcaaGGATTGCAACAACGCATGACAGCAACGGTTGGCAGAGTCGAGGCGCAACAACGAGCTCTCGTCGCGAATCAACAACAACGCGGAAGCCCCTATTCGACAGCTCCTCGTACTCCGTACACGCCATATCAACAGCCAAATCGCACGATGCCGATGCCAAATACTCCGTACAACGTTCGCACGCCATTCCCCATCATCGATCAGCGCGCCAAAAGTGTCGTCGAGAAGCTCGTTGATTATCTCGTCGGCGATGGACCGTCAAATCGTTACGCCATGATCTGCAAACAGTGTTCGGGCCATAATGGGATGGCGTTGCAAGAAGAATACGAATACACGACATTCAAATGTGCATTTTGCGGCATGTTGAATCCCGCGAGAAAACAAAGACCGATAGCGCCGCGTTTAGAATCCACGCCAGAACGCAAATTAGCTGCGAGAAAACCAAGCAGTTCAGGCACATCTGATGAAGAAAAGTTCTCGGGAAGCGATTCAGACGAcgaaaaactgacaaaaactcaaaatgaaacaaaaactcTCGAAAATACAGCAAAAGAACCTGAAACTGTCGAAGCATCGACGACGGAAGAAACCCAAGAAGAAAAACCTGAAACCGAGAAAAAAGAAgactaa
- the LOC134832596 gene encoding transcription initiation factor TFIID subunit 10 yields the protein MGDNFGIHRPNEVKQIKTSNSGTPSDELGSTGQSNLSDFLMQLEDYTPTIPDAVTNHYLNSAGFDASSDPRIVRLISIAAQKFISDIANDALIHCKTRTSNANSSHASSKQQKDKSAKDRKFTMTMEDLQPALNDYGITVRKAHYFV from the exons atggGAGATAATTTTGGAATTCATCGCCCAAATGAGGTGAAACAGATCAAAACATCGAATTCAGGAACGCCTTCTGATGAATTGGGATCCACGGGACAGAGTAATTTGTCGgattttttgatgcaattgGAGGATTACACGCCAACT ATTCCTGATGCTGTAACCAATCATTATCTTAACTCTGCTGGCTTTGATGCGAGTTCAGATCCAcgaat tGTTCGTTTGATCTCCATTGCTGCCCAAAAGTTCATCTCAGACATCGCAAATGACGCATTAATTCATTGCAAGACACGTACGAGCAACGCAAATTCAAGTCATGCATCCAGCAAACAACAAAAGGATAAATCTGCAAAGGATCGCAAATTCACAATGACCATGGAAGATCTTCAACCTGCTTTGAATGATTACGGAATCACGGTTCGCAAGGCACATTACTTCGTctaa